In Paenarthrobacter sp. GOM3, a single window of DNA contains:
- the rplD gene encoding 50S ribosomal protein L4: MTSTVKVDLPAEIFDVQTNVPLLHQVVVAQLAAARQGTHKTKTRAEVSGAGRKPFKQKGTGRARQGSIRAPHMTGGGVVHGPTPRDYSQRTPKKMKAAALRGALSDRARNGRIHVIAELVAGTKPSAKDALASLRSVTERKNLLVVIERANDVAALSVRNLQDVHVLYADQLNTYDVLVSDDVVFTKAAFEAFIADKAKNEEASK, translated from the coding sequence ATGACTAGCACTGTCAAGGTAGACCTGCCTGCAGAGATCTTCGACGTTCAGACCAACGTGCCGCTGCTGCACCAGGTCGTCGTCGCACAGCTCGCTGCCGCACGCCAGGGTACCCACAAGACGAAGACCCGCGCCGAGGTTTCCGGTGCAGGTCGCAAGCCGTTCAAGCAGAAGGGTACCGGCCGCGCCCGTCAGGGTTCCATCCGTGCTCCTCACATGACCGGCGGTGGCGTTGTCCACGGTCCGACCCCTCGTGACTACAGCCAGCGCACCCCCAAGAAGATGAAGGCTGCTGCACTCCGCGGCGCCCTGTCTGACCGCGCCCGCAACGGCCGCATCCACGTCATCGCTGAACTGGTAGCCGGCACCAAGCCGTCCGCCAAGGACGCACTGGCTTCGCTGCGCTCCGTCACTGAGCGCAAGAACCTGCTCGTCGTAATCGAGCGCGCCAACGATGTTGCTGCACTGTCCGTGCGCAACCTCCAGGATGTTCACGTTCTGTACGCAGACCAGCTGAACACCTACGACGTGCTTGTCTCCGACGACGTGGTCTTCACCAAGGCTGCTTTCGAGGCGTTCATCGCTGACAAGGCAAAGAACGAGGAGGCCTCCAAGTGA
- the rplC gene encoding 50S ribosomal protein L3 encodes MTATRNVKGLLGTKLGMTQVWDENNKLIPVTVVQADSNVITQLRNAEVDGYVAVQIGYGQIDPRKVTKPLAGHFEKAGVTPRRHVVELRTADAASYELGQELSVEIFEAGQKIDVVGTSKGKGFAGVMKRHGFHGVGASHGAHKNHRKPGSIGGASTPSRVFKGLKMAGRMGAERHTTLNLTVHAVDAEKSLLLIKGAVPGARGQVVLVRTAVKGA; translated from the coding sequence ATGACCGCAACCCGTAACGTAAAGGGCCTGTTGGGCACGAAGCTCGGCATGACCCAGGTCTGGGACGAGAACAACAAGCTCATCCCGGTAACTGTCGTCCAGGCTGACTCCAACGTCATCACCCAGCTGCGCAACGCAGAGGTAGATGGCTACGTCGCCGTCCAGATCGGCTACGGCCAGATCGATCCCCGCAAGGTCACCAAGCCGCTGGCTGGCCACTTCGAAAAGGCTGGCGTCACCCCTCGTCGCCACGTCGTCGAACTGCGTACCGCTGACGCCGCATCCTACGAGCTGGGCCAGGAGCTCTCTGTTGAGATCTTCGAAGCCGGCCAGAAGATCGACGTCGTCGGCACCTCAAAGGGTAAGGGCTTCGCCGGTGTTATGAAGCGTCACGGCTTCCACGGCGTTGGCGCTTCCCACGGTGCCCACAAGAACCACCGTAAGCCTGGCTCCATCGGTGGCGCATCCACCCCGAGCCGCGTCTTCAAGGGCCTGAAAATGGCCGGCCGCATGGGCGCCGAGCGTCACACCACGCTGAACCTCACGGTTCACGCTGTTGACGCTGAGAAGTCGCTGCTCCTTATCAAGGGTGCCGTCCCCGGTGCCCGCGGCCAGGTCGTACTCGTACGCACCGCCGTGAAGGGAGCCTAG
- the rpsJ gene encoding 30S ribosomal protein S10, translating to MAGQKIRIRLKSYDHEVIDVSARKIVETVTRAGATVVGPVPLPTEKNVYCVIRSPHKYKDSREHFEMRTHKRLIDIIDPTPKAVDSLMRLDLPADVNIEIKL from the coding sequence ATGGCGGGACAAAAAATCCGCATCCGGCTGAAGTCATATGACCACGAGGTCATTGATGTTTCAGCGCGGAAGATCGTTGAGACGGTCACGCGCGCAGGCGCAACGGTAGTCGGCCCGGTGCCGCTGCCCACGGAGAAGAACGTTTACTGCGTAATTCGCTCTCCTCACAAGTACAAGGACAGCCGTGAGCACTTCGAAATGCGTACTCACAAGCGTCTGATCGACATCATCGACCCCACGCCGAAGGCCGTTGACTCGCTTATGCGTCTCGACCTGCCTGCCGACGTGAACATCGAAATCAAGCTCTAG
- a CDS encoding GH1 family beta-glucosidase translates to MTVQDQGSVEDLAARLRPGFVLGVAAAAFQIEGSLTADGRGPSGWDAFAEKPGAIVDGDSPTIACDHYNRADEDIALMQELGVDSYRFSLSWPRIQPGGKGAVNPRGLDFYDRLIDKLLAAGISPMATLFHWDTPLELEHTGGWMNRETAERFAVYCAAVAERFGDRVEYWVTMNEPVSVTLQGYALGVHSPGRQLLFDSLPAAHHQLLAHGLAVRELRAAGVRGQVGISNMHSPVQPAGNSLGDRMMAQAFDMILNRVYADAIFLGQYPKPPLPMRPWFRSLGTVQDGDMELISQPLDFYGLNYYYPIKVAAGPGPAEIPTGTSPEMAKVPFHLAAYQEYETTGFGWPVAPEYLALLLREMKDRYGDALPPLFITEGGASFPEPPHVAGPIEDANRISYLADHLGHALTATGPGGIAEDVDLRGYYVWTLLDNFEWAAGYSQRFGLVHVDFDTMERTPKDSFYWYRALGRARAREL, encoded by the coding sequence ATGACCGTCCAGGATCAAGGTTCGGTGGAGGATCTCGCGGCCCGCCTCCGCCCGGGTTTCGTGCTTGGCGTCGCAGCCGCCGCCTTCCAGATCGAGGGCTCACTGACCGCGGACGGCCGGGGACCGTCTGGCTGGGATGCCTTCGCGGAGAAGCCAGGAGCAATTGTCGACGGCGACTCCCCCACCATAGCCTGCGACCATTACAACCGCGCGGATGAGGACATCGCCCTGATGCAGGAATTGGGCGTGGATTCGTATCGGTTCTCACTGTCGTGGCCGCGCATCCAGCCCGGCGGCAAAGGCGCCGTGAACCCGCGGGGACTGGACTTTTACGATCGCCTGATCGACAAGCTGCTGGCCGCCGGGATCTCCCCCATGGCCACGTTGTTCCACTGGGACACCCCGCTTGAACTTGAGCACACGGGTGGCTGGATGAACCGGGAAACGGCCGAACGCTTCGCCGTCTATTGCGCCGCCGTTGCGGAACGCTTTGGCGACCGGGTGGAGTACTGGGTCACCATGAACGAGCCTGTTTCCGTGACACTGCAGGGATACGCGCTGGGGGTCCATTCCCCGGGCCGTCAGTTGTTGTTCGACTCCCTGCCCGCGGCCCACCACCAATTGCTGGCGCATGGACTGGCCGTAAGGGAACTACGGGCCGCCGGAGTAAGGGGGCAGGTGGGAATATCCAACATGCATTCCCCTGTCCAGCCTGCGGGCAACAGCCTTGGAGACCGCATGATGGCCCAGGCTTTCGACATGATCCTCAACCGCGTGTATGCCGACGCCATTTTCCTGGGCCAATATCCCAAGCCACCTCTTCCCATGAGGCCCTGGTTCCGCTCCCTTGGCACCGTGCAGGATGGCGACATGGAACTCATCAGCCAGCCCTTGGATTTCTATGGGCTCAACTATTACTACCCCATCAAGGTAGCCGCGGGCCCGGGTCCGGCGGAAATCCCCACGGGAACGTCCCCCGAGATGGCCAAGGTACCTTTTCACCTGGCCGCGTACCAGGAGTATGAAACCACAGGTTTCGGGTGGCCTGTAGCCCCGGAGTATCTCGCTTTGCTGCTGCGTGAAATGAAGGACCGCTATGGTGACGCGCTGCCTCCCCTGTTCATCACGGAGGGCGGGGCGAGCTTCCCCGAACCTCCCCACGTGGCCGGCCCCATCGAGGACGCCAACCGAATCTCCTACCTCGCCGACCATCTGGGTCATGCCCTGACGGCAACAGGACCGGGTGGCATAGCTGAGGACGTAGACCTTCGCGGCTACTACGTGTGGACATTGCTGGACAACTTTGAGTGGGCGGCCGGCTACTCCCAACGCTTCGGACTGGTGCACGTGGATTTCGACACCATGGAAAGGACCCCCAAGGATTCGTTCTATTGGTACCGTGCGCTGGGCCGTGCCCGGGCCCGAGAGTTATAG